In the genome of Kwoniella dendrophila CBS 6074 chromosome 5, complete sequence, the window TCTGCAAATTCTACTACCGATATGCAGAATCTTCAATGTATGTTTAGCTTCGACCGAGACTTTGTAGCCAAAGATTTTAAGCTGAATTCTCGCCTTACAGCTTGCTCCGTCTGTCATGAACGTATTTTGGGATCATGCAGGACCCTTGATTGCTTTCAACAGAGGTGGTACCATCTTTTGTAACGCGTAAGTTCTTCAGTCCTTGTGAGAAATTTTTTGTAGCTTACGGCCTTCATTTCGGAACGACAGTCGATACTTCCAAGCATGGCGTGAGTTACGTGCTGAGATGGGTAGCGTTTAACAAGGACCAAGCTAATCGGAATTCTATCGTACAGATGACGATCAGATAAAGAGGGGTATAACCAATGAAGCTTTCATATCGTGGTACTTCAGTGTCGCTCATGGTAAGCTGCCGCTACCGTAATTGACCTATTTTAGGGGTGATTCAGCTAACGATTATGCTTGTATGCAGAACTGGCACACAATTTAGGTAAGCTGTTTTGAGATCGATCAAGTTTGATAGAAGCTGATGTCTCGTATGACCTTGCAGAATCCGCTCACAACTCCGCTCACGAGTTCTATTTCTCCAGTATCGCCGAAGAATATTTAGTTAGATTTACAGGTCTTTTAGCTAGACCTGACTTGGCTCAACAACATCTCTTGGATTAGAGCAGCTTTGTATCTCATGAACCAGGATTTTTTGCGATCGCGAAATACTTGAGCGAGGTGATAGATAAAGCATATGAATTGATAGATTTCTGATTAGACATGATAAAttcgatttcatcttgatattatGTTGTATAGTACATTGTACGTATGTATTGGTCATCCTTTTAATGCGGGGTATCTCTATAATGTGTCCTACCGGTGTTCGtcaacttgatcattttgcgtaatcatcatttcttgCTGGAAGAGTTCGATGCTGAAGAGTGCTGatcaaatgttgatgatgatttcgacAGTTCTTTGTAAGATTTGttagaattgattgatcttccCTCTAGTCATGAAAACCTCGGTTCATTCGTGACTCTTATGTATCCATCTGCATTTGCTCTTCTGCTACTATTTCCTGCCTTATATTTTCTCCATCAGGAAACAATTCCACTCCTGGAATTAAAGGCGAATTTGGTGGTTTTGCAGGACGTccgaattcatcttttggCCATAAACCATCTTGTATCCAAGAAGCTTTTAGGATTTTTATCTGTAGTGAGTGTCCGGGAGAAATGAATAATACCAGCTGATGTCAGCTTTATTCATTTGCTGATGATCATATCTGAGTAACTCACGACTAAACCCAATCTTAAACCTTTTGCCAATTTTCTACCTTGATGTAAACTTTTAGCTACACGTTCAATACCATTTTCCCAGgtttctttcaattcttcactTCCTTCATCCCTTAATATTATTTCTAATTTCTGTACAGCACTTGATGTTGTTTCTGACATcggaggtgaaggtaatggtttaggtggatttaaaGGTATTATATATTTTTCAGGTATTAATTTTAATCCACAGTTTATGGAGTGTCGAGATGATTGAGGTTGGGAGGGTAATGGTAATCCAGCTAAAAATAGTCGACGTCGATATTCGAAAAATTCAAGACCTGTTCGTCCGTTGAGTGAGTCAGTTTCAGTTCATTTATCCTGGGATAACAAGTACGAAGGCATATCACCGACCTGTAGAAGGTATCTCGAccatttcctcttcttcctcttctccatTCCTATCTACACTCAAGCTTGATCCGTCATTAATTGGGAttcttgatggtccagcttctCCGTTATTTGCGAAAGACATGATCTTTATTAACAGATTTCCTTGtgtcttttccttttttttcccCTCAAAATCATAGACTTTAAATTGTGTATCACTCTTTCAAGACTAAAATTTGTTATGATGATAAACTAACTAACGAAGAACAAAGAGGAATTTTGTTTCGTAGCAGAGAAGACGGAAGAGTGGGATGGTAAACCGCTTACATACAAGGAGAATGCTGAATTTGtttataaatcaaaaaggtgattttctGTGGAGACCCCAAAATTTGGTTCCTAAATTTCTGTGAGGAGAACCAAGATGGAAGATATCTTGCAGTTACCAACCCCTATTAAACCGTTTTATTAAGTCCATATGTGTTTACTTGATCAAGAGACTCGAATGAAACTCTTGAGAACATGCTCAGATCCTCATTGAAGCTACTCAACCGATATCCATACGTAGCCGGACCATCAAAATTCGGTACTTTTCCAGTACTTCAACCTACTTTCGCTATAACATCTTATCCTCAACCTAGACATGTTCCATCAGAGATACCTAGACCTGAATATGTACCCGGTAACTTCTTCACGGCTGATTGGGGTGAACATGAACATgtagaaatagaagaagCTTCAGCTGAAGGTATTCCTTTAGGGAGTCAAGGTGAAACGAGGGTTAGAGAGGTTGCTGGTATGGCTAGAGATGTGTTGAGGGAAGTTGGACAAATAATAAGGGTAAGTCTGATTCTACCTTTGGATCTCCTTAATTGGAGGATTCAGTTCATAAGAGCAGGTGCAAAAGCTTGCAGAAGGGCTAAATTTTCATCACGGTAGCCAGGAATAACGACAAATGATATCGATAAAGCTGTACACGAAACGATAATTTCCAAAGGTGCTTATCCGAGTCCATTGGGATATTCCAGTTTTCCTAGAAGTTGTACTACTTCTGTGAACAATGTTATAGCTCGTGAGCCTTTGTATCCCTTCGCTCTACTCCAAACTGGACTTCTACAGATCATTGTCGAAATACTAAATTTCTGATTTTGGGCGGTTTAGATGGAATACCAGATGAGTCAGTGTCGAGTCCTGTGTTGATACGAAGTCATAAGCTATGCTTAACATGTGATGCTTTATAGGCGTTCATTGCTTCCCGAAGATATAATAAACGTTGATTTAACCTTATTCTATAAGGGATATCATGGAGATACATCGGCGACTTTCCAATTACCTGCAGTAGATAAACAGGGTAG includes:
- a CDS encoding methionine aminopeptidase, type I; translated protein: MLRSSLKLLNRYPYVAGPSKFGTFPVLQPTFAITSYPQPRHVPSEIPRPEYVPGNFFTADWGEHEHVEIEEASAEGIPLGSQGETRVREVAGMARDVLREVGQIIRPGITTNDIDKAVHETIISKGAYPSPLGYSSFPRSCTTSVNNVIAHGIPDERSLLPEDIINVDLTLFYKGYHGDTSATFQLPAVDKQGRDLLEATKEALEIGIQTCRPGKRYKDIGQEIEDFAKRHGFSVNGQFSGHGIGNRFHRPPWIFHCRNDEQGVMKPGDCFTIEPCLVQGRNSRGQLWDDGWTMVTESGARSAQFEHQVLITEDGVNVMTRI